A part of Desulfomicrobium baculatum DSM 4028 genomic DNA contains:
- a CDS encoding UDP-N-acetylmuramoyl-L-alanyl-D-glutamate--2,6-diaminopimelate ligase, with protein MNLQNVLEMLRSGTGLRTHSGAVTPGDVFVALSGTRVDGARFIEDAVARGARVVVHKEGVAVAPAAGVSTLAVPNPAQTLGVLARAACGTESRLPRIVGVTGTNGKTTTAHLIHFLLSANGLMTGLIGTVHCSWPGAKVAATMTTPDCLSLHGIIGRMVRDGVEDLVMEVSSHALDQERTAGLPMAVGVFSNLTQDHLDYHGDMERYFEAKSRLFLDGPARCARGLVNVDDEYGRRLKMMRPDLLGFGLDSEDAELRCRILGAGTEGMTLGISHDGNAWELRTSLVGRHNAYNLLSAVGAGLLLGLTAAQCACLSQALGAPGRLERVPNTRELNIFIDYAHTPDALEKVSVALKSMGFKRLITVFGCGGDRDASKRPLMGAAVARHADVAVVTSDNPRTEDPESILDQIEPGLAGARLVLREVDRRKAIALAVQSMQPGDALLIAGKGHEDYQVIGTEKRHFSDFEVVRECLA; from the coding sequence ATGAATCTACAGAACGTGCTTGAAATGCTTCGAAGCGGAACCGGGCTGCGCACCCATTCGGGTGCGGTCACGCCTGGCGACGTTTTCGTTGCGTTATCAGGTACGCGGGTCGACGGCGCGCGGTTCATCGAGGATGCGGTGGCTCGCGGCGCACGGGTCGTGGTGCACAAAGAGGGTGTCGCTGTCGCCCCGGCCGCAGGCGTCTCCACTCTCGCGGTGCCGAACCCCGCGCAGACCCTTGGCGTACTGGCCCGCGCTGCCTGCGGGACGGAGTCCCGTCTGCCGAGGATTGTCGGCGTGACCGGCACCAACGGCAAGACCACGACCGCGCATCTGATTCATTTTCTGCTCAGCGCCAATGGATTGATGACGGGTCTCATCGGCACGGTGCACTGTTCCTGGCCCGGAGCGAAGGTTGCGGCGACCATGACCACGCCGGACTGCCTGAGCCTGCACGGGATCATCGGCCGCATGGTCCGCGACGGCGTGGAGGATCTGGTCATGGAAGTCTCCTCCCACGCCCTGGATCAGGAACGCACCGCCGGGTTGCCCATGGCCGTGGGCGTGTTCTCCAACCTGACCCAGGACCACCTGGACTACCATGGGGACATGGAGCGGTATTTCGAGGCCAAGAGCCGTCTGTTTCTGGATGGCCCGGCGCGTTGCGCCCGGGGCCTCGTCAATGTCGACGACGAGTATGGGCGGCGTCTGAAAATGATGCGTCCCGATCTGCTGGGATTCGGACTCGATTCCGAGGATGCCGAGCTGCGGTGCCGGATCCTTGGCGCCGGGACCGAGGGCATGACCCTTGGCATCAGTCACGACGGAAATGCCTGGGAACTGCGCACCAGTCTGGTGGGCCGTCACAACGCCTACAATCTGCTTTCGGCCGTGGGCGCGGGGCTGCTGCTGGGGCTGACCGCGGCGCAGTGCGCTTGCCTGAGTCAGGCTCTGGGTGCTCCCGGACGCCTGGAGAGGGTGCCCAACACGCGCGAGCTGAACATCTTTATTGACTATGCCCACACTCCGGACGCGCTGGAAAAAGTATCCGTGGCGCTCAAAAGCATGGGTTTCAAGCGTCTGATCACGGTGTTCGGTTGCGGCGGCGATCGCGATGCGAGCAAGAGGCCGCTCATGGGGGCCGCTGTGGCGAGGCATGCCGACGTGGCCGTGGTCACTTCGGACAACCCGCGCACCGAGGATCCCGAGTCCATCCTCGACCAGATCGAACCGGGCCTGGCCGGCGCGCGTCTGGTCCTGCGCGAGGTCGATCGGCGCAAGGCCATCGCGCTGGCCGTACAGAGCATGCAGCCCGGAGACGCCCTGCTCATCGCCGGCAAGGGCCATGAGGATTATCAGGTCATCGGCACGGAAAAGCGTCATTTTTCGGACTTCGAGGTCGTGCGGGAGTGCCTGGCATGA